In one Betaproteobacteria bacterium genomic region, the following are encoded:
- the tsaE gene encoding tRNA (adenosine(37)-N6)-threonylcarbamoyltransferase complex ATPase subunit type 1 TsaE — protein MHMHTNDGNPSVAPLTGRLEDEAATRALGAALGSVIEPGMVLHLHGDLGAGKTALVRACLLSLGCREKVKSPSYTLVELYLLSRLDFYHFDFYRFKSAEEWDTTGFSEYFHAGAVCAIEWPEKIGARLPPADLRIRLEFAQPGRTYEIAAGSTRGERCLKRLRTAVAGHRAPPVD, from the coding sequence ATGCATATGCATACGAACGATGGTAATCCCTCCGTTGCACCGCTGACAGGCCGCCTCGAAGACGAGGCGGCCACCCGCGCCCTCGGTGCCGCGCTGGGCAGTGTGATCGAACCCGGCATGGTGCTCCATCTGCACGGCGATCTGGGCGCCGGCAAAACCGCTCTGGTGCGCGCCTGTCTGCTTTCACTCGGTTGTCGCGAAAAAGTGAAGAGTCCGAGCTATACTCTCGTTGAACTTTACTTACTTTCTAGATTAGACTTTTATCACTTTGATTTTTATAGATTCAAATCTGCAGAAGAATGGGACACAACGGGCTTCTCGGAATATTTCCACGCCGGTGCGGTGTGTGCCATCGAATGGCCCGAGAAGATCGGCGCACGCCTGCCGCCCGCCGATCTTCGCATCCGGCTCGAGTTCGCACAGCCCGGCCGCACGTACGAGATCGCAGCGGGGAGTACGCGGGGTGAGCGGTGTCTGAAGCGCCTGCGCACAGCCGTCGCGGGCCATCGAGCGCCGCCGGTGGACTAG
- the queG gene encoding tRNA epoxyqueuosine(34) reductase QueG produces the protein MHPVPRRRDWRLLAQQIKAWGRALGFQQVGIAGTDLGDAESRLLAWLEQGRHGAMDYMARHGVRRARPHDLVPGTVRVISVRLDYLPGEAHASTAILSERERAFVARYALGRDYHKLMRGRLQQLADRITAEVGEHRYRVFSDSAPVLEVEIATRAGLGWRGKHTLLLSREAGSWFFLGELFTDLPLPLDAPADDHCGTCTRCIDACPTGAIVAPYELDARRCISYLTIEHPGSIPEALRPLIGNRVYGCDDCQLVCPWNRFVQPAAEPDFAVRNGLDAATLVELFAWSEDAFALRLAGSAIRRIGHERWLRNLAVGLGNAAPAPAVVAALRARAAHPSPLVREHVAWALARHLGAGSASP, from the coding sequence ATGCATCCGGTTCCTCGACGTCGCGATTGGCGGCTGCTCGCACAGCAGATCAAGGCGTGGGGCCGCGCGCTCGGCTTTCAGCAGGTCGGCATCGCGGGCACCGATCTCGGCGACGCGGAGAGCCGCCTGCTCGCGTGGCTGGAGCAGGGCCGGCACGGCGCGATGGATTATATGGCACGACACGGCGTGCGCCGCGCGCGCCCGCACGACCTCGTGCCCGGCACCGTGCGCGTGATCTCGGTGCGCCTGGATTATCTGCCGGGAGAGGCACACGCCAGCACCGCGATACTGAGCGAGCGCGAGCGGGCGTTCGTCGCCCGCTATGCGCTCGGCCGCGACTACCACAAGCTCATGCGCGGTCGGCTGCAGCAACTCGCCGACCGCATCACCGCGGAGGTGGGCGAACACCGGTATCGGGTATTCAGTGACAGCGCCCCGGTGCTGGAGGTCGAGATCGCGACCCGCGCGGGACTGGGTTGGCGCGGCAAGCACACGCTGCTGCTCTCGCGCGAAGCCGGTTCGTGGTTCTTTCTCGGCGAGCTGTTCACCGATCTGCCGCTGCCGTTGGACGCACCGGCCGACGATCACTGCGGCACCTGCACGCGCTGCATCGACGCCTGTCCGACCGGAGCGATCGTCGCACCCTACGAGCTCGATGCGCGCCGCTGCATTTCGTATCTCACCATCGAGCACCCCGGCAGCATTCCGGAGGCGCTGCGCCCGCTGATCGGCAACCGTGTCTACGGTTGCGACGACTGCCAGCTCGTCTGCCCCTGGAATCGCTTCGTGCAGCCCGCGGCCGAGCCCGACTTCGCGGTCCGCAACGGGCTCGACGCCGCCACGCTGGTCGAACTCTTCGCGTGGAGCGAGGACGCCTTCGCGCTCCGGCTCGCCGGCAGCGCGATCCGCCGCATCGGCCACGAGCGCTGGCTGCGCAATCTCGCGGTCGGCCTCGGCAACGCCGCACCCGCGCCGGCAGTGGTCGCTGCGCTGCGCGCGCGCGCTGCACATCCGTCTCCCCTCGTCCGCGAGCACGTCGCCTGGGCGCTCGCGCGACATCTCGGCGCGGGCTCCGCCTCGCCATGA